The proteins below come from a single Streptococcus porcinus genomic window:
- a CDS encoding ParB/RepB/Spo0J family partition protein, which produces MTEELKEIKIEDIVANPYQPRLHFNHDELKELANSIKINGLIQPIIVRPSEIYGYELIAGERRLKASQLAGLEKVPAIIKNISTTESMHQAIVENLQRSDLNPIEEAKAFQTILTKKQLTHEQLATFMGKSRPYITNSIRLLQLPDIILSALEEGKISTGHARSLVTLNKSQDQENYFHRIIDQDLSVRQTEQLVKLKKQTKKPQIDKDIFIKALEEELAKSLGLSIHIKLKKDGSGQLSCLFHDDEELNRIINKLK; this is translated from the coding sequence ATGACAGAAGAATTAAAAGAAATAAAAATAGAAGATATTGTTGCTAATCCTTATCAACCTAGACTTCACTTTAATCATGACGAACTAAAAGAATTAGCAAATTCTATTAAAATAAATGGACTTATCCAACCAATTATCGTCCGACCATCCGAAATTTATGGCTATGAATTAATTGCGGGTGAAAGACGTTTAAAAGCTTCTCAACTAGCTGGTTTAGAAAAAGTTCCAGCAATCATAAAAAATATTTCAACAACTGAAAGTATGCACCAAGCAATAGTTGAAAATCTTCAACGATCCGACTTAAATCCAATTGAAGAAGCAAAGGCTTTTCAAACTATTCTTACTAAAAAACAATTAACTCATGAACAACTAGCTACTTTTATGGGCAAATCGCGTCCTTACATTACTAATAGTATCCGCCTTTTACAGTTACCTGATATTATTTTATCTGCACTAGAAGAGGGAAAAATTAGTACTGGGCATGCCCGTAGTTTAGTTACTTTGAATAAGAGTCAGGATCAAGAAAACTATTTTCATCGTATTATCGACCAAGACCTCAGCGTACGTCAGACTGAGCAGCTCGTAAAATTAAAAAAGCAAACTAAAAAGCCACAGATAGATAAGGATATTTTTATTAAAGCCCTAGAAGAAGAGCTCGCAAAATCTCTAGGCCTTTCTATTCATATAAAACTAAAAAAAGATGGTAGTGGACAATTATCTT